A stretch of Corallococcus macrosporus DNA encodes these proteins:
- a CDS encoding sensor histidine kinase: MTPFRLLLVEDSVNDAALVTAELEQAGYLPTTRRVDSLEALRDALAAEPWDLVLCDYRLPRFSALDVLALLHGQERDVPLIVLSSQLSEEQAVTLMKAGARDCFSKDRMARLGPAVARELEETRVRRERARAEVDRDILAKASELLTASLEQAARLDQLVQLMVPRVADWCAFFLQDADQGGLRLVALAHPDAARRAHAWKLDQRFPLDPQAAAGPAHVLRTGQPEFMPDVRKRPEPITKDAAHQRAIEGLGLRSVVNVPLPGNEGRLGVLSLGTLGERTLSQVDLALALELARRTGLVLENARLFQEAREAVRLRDEFLTVAAHELRTPLTTLRLQLGTLLQRSEAHHLEPDVVTRLERSVRQVRRLGTLVEGLLDVSQLSSGELSLMPERFDLEELVAEVLERFQAEARAAGCELRQSPRRGLWGTWDRLRVDQAVAALISNALKFGPGRPVEVDVGREGGFARIQVRDRGIGVPLDQVERIFERFGRAVSSHSYGGLGLGLYLARRAAEAHGGRAWAEPAAEEGARFTLELPLEKETRE, encoded by the coding sequence ATGACGCCCTTCCGGCTGTTGCTGGTGGAGGACAGCGTCAATGACGCGGCACTGGTGACGGCGGAGCTGGAGCAGGCGGGCTACCTGCCCACGACGCGGCGCGTGGATTCGCTGGAGGCGCTGCGCGACGCGCTGGCCGCCGAGCCGTGGGACCTGGTGCTGTGCGACTACCGGCTGCCGCGCTTCAGCGCGCTGGACGTGCTGGCGCTCTTGCACGGGCAGGAGCGGGACGTGCCGCTCATCGTCCTGTCCAGCCAGCTGAGCGAGGAGCAGGCCGTCACGCTGATGAAGGCGGGGGCTCGCGACTGCTTCTCCAAGGACCGGATGGCCCGGCTGGGCCCGGCGGTGGCGCGCGAGCTGGAGGAGACGCGCGTGCGCCGCGAGCGCGCCCGGGCGGAGGTGGACCGCGACATCCTGGCGAAGGCCAGCGAGCTGCTCACCGCGTCCCTGGAGCAGGCGGCCCGGCTGGACCAGCTGGTGCAACTCATGGTGCCCCGGGTGGCGGACTGGTGCGCCTTCTTCCTCCAGGACGCTGACCAGGGCGGCCTGCGGCTGGTGGCGCTGGCGCACCCGGACGCCGCGCGGCGCGCCCACGCGTGGAAGCTGGACCAGCGCTTCCCGCTGGACCCCCAGGCCGCCGCGGGCCCCGCGCACGTGCTGCGCACCGGCCAGCCGGAGTTCATGCCGGACGTGCGCAAGCGCCCGGAGCCCATCACGAAGGACGCCGCGCACCAGCGCGCCATCGAGGGGCTGGGGCTGCGCTCGGTGGTGAACGTGCCCCTGCCCGGCAACGAGGGCCGGCTGGGCGTGCTGTCCCTGGGCACGCTGGGCGAGCGCACCCTGTCCCAGGTGGACCTGGCGCTCGCGCTGGAGCTGGCGCGCCGCACGGGGCTGGTGCTGGAGAACGCCCGCCTCTTCCAGGAGGCACGCGAGGCGGTGCGCCTGCGCGACGAGTTCCTCACCGTGGCCGCGCACGAGCTGCGCACGCCGCTGACCACGCTGCGGCTGCAACTGGGCACGCTGCTGCAGCGCTCGGAGGCGCACCACCTGGAGCCGGACGTCGTCACGCGCCTGGAGCGCAGCGTGCGCCAGGTGCGCCGGCTGGGCACGCTGGTGGAGGGGCTGCTGGACGTGTCCCAGCTGTCCAGCGGCGAGCTGTCGCTGATGCCCGAGCGCTTCGACCTGGAGGAGCTGGTCGCGGAGGTCCTGGAGCGCTTCCAGGCGGAGGCCCGCGCGGCGGGGTGTGAGCTGCGGCAGTCCCCCCGCCGCGGGCTGTGGGGGACGTGGGATCGGCTTCGGGTGGACCAGGCCGTGGCGGCGTTGATATCCAACGCGCTCAAGTTCGGTCCGGGACGGCCGGTGGAGGTGGACGTGGGGAGGGAAGGGGGCTTCGCGCGCATCCAGGTGCGCGACCGGGGCATCGGCGTACCCCTGGACCAGGTGGAGCGCATCTTCGAGCGCTTCGGCCGCGCCGTCAGTTCGCACTCGTATGGAGGCCTGGGCCTGGGGCTGTACCTGGCCCGCCGCGCGGCGGAAGCGCACGGCGGACGGGCCTGGGCGGAGCCGGCCGCGGAAGAGGGCGCGCGCTTCACGCTGGAGTTGCCGCTGGAGAAGGAGACGCGCGAGTGA
- the gyrB gene encoding DNA topoisomerase (ATP-hydrolyzing) subunit B, with translation MEKTPATGVAPTAPPAEYGTDAITKLEGLEAVRKRPGMYIGDTMTYGLHKLVYEVVDNSVDEALAGHCTDIDVVIHVDGSLSVQDNGRGIPVGPHPDPKFKGKDTLEVVLTELHAGSKFGNGAYKVSGGLHGVGVTCVNFLSEWFKVRVQRAGKVFEQTYARGVSNGSPQEVGTTDKRGTMIHFKPDSTVMETVDFNFETLSQRLRELAFLNAGLHITIRDERTQKEHDFKFDGGISSFVEYLNKAKEALHDKPVYIKSEREGVSLEIAMQWNDGYDERIFTFANNINTHEGGSHLSGFKAALTRTLNSYAEKGGLWKDLKETPTGEDAREGLSAVISVKLSNPQFEGQTKTKLGNSEVKGLVEQMVNDQLATFLEENPPLAKKVVVKIGDACRARIAARKARETVRRKGVLDGGGLPGKLADCQSRDPNESELYIVEGDSAGGSAKQGRDRRNQAILPLRGKILNVEKARFEKMLTSAEIVTLITALGTGIGAEDYDPEKARYHRIILMTDADVDGSHIRTLLLTFFYRQMRELIDRGFVYIAQPPLYKVTRNKKDTYVKDERALNEYLLRIAAEHCRVKTPAGELGGADLKALLEKVITYEERLEKQAKRRDARIVDALAQATDLRAETLADGAAVEAQLVTMREYCQRRMPEVMGRLSTRLEKDAEQQESQRLVVTTDVNGSMRESVFDQAYLSSPEYLELVALREVFHSLGKAPYRVQVDGGEVTAFSVQEVLAAVRKDAQKGLGLQRYKGLGEMNPEQLWETTMDPNRRTLLQVRVEDMVESDEIFSLLMGEAVEPRREFIERNALDVQNLDI, from the coding sequence ATGGAAAAGACCCCCGCTACCGGTGTCGCGCCGACCGCGCCGCCCGCCGAGTATGGGACGGACGCCATCACCAAGCTCGAAGGGCTGGAGGCCGTCCGCAAGCGCCCCGGCATGTACATCGGCGACACGATGACCTACGGGCTCCACAAGCTCGTGTACGAGGTCGTCGACAACTCCGTGGACGAGGCCCTGGCCGGCCACTGCACGGACATCGACGTGGTCATCCACGTCGACGGCTCGCTCAGCGTGCAGGACAACGGCCGCGGCATTCCCGTGGGCCCGCACCCCGACCCCAAGTTCAAGGGCAAGGACACGCTGGAGGTCGTCCTCACGGAGCTGCACGCCGGCAGCAAGTTCGGCAACGGCGCGTACAAGGTCTCCGGCGGCCTGCACGGCGTGGGCGTCACGTGCGTGAACTTCCTGTCGGAGTGGTTCAAGGTCCGCGTCCAGCGCGCCGGCAAGGTCTTCGAGCAGACGTACGCGCGCGGCGTGTCCAACGGTTCCCCCCAGGAGGTGGGCACCACGGACAAGCGCGGCACGATGATCCACTTCAAGCCGGACTCCACGGTGATGGAGACGGTGGACTTCAACTTCGAGACGCTCAGCCAGCGCCTGCGCGAGCTGGCGTTCCTCAACGCGGGCCTGCACATCACCATCCGCGACGAGCGCACCCAGAAGGAGCACGACTTCAAGTTCGACGGCGGCATCTCCTCCTTCGTGGAGTACCTCAACAAGGCGAAGGAAGCGCTGCACGACAAGCCCGTCTACATCAAGTCGGAGCGCGAGGGTGTGTCGCTGGAAATCGCCATGCAGTGGAACGATGGCTACGACGAGCGCATCTTCACCTTCGCCAACAACATCAACACCCATGAGGGCGGCAGCCACCTGTCCGGCTTCAAGGCCGCGCTCACGCGCACGCTCAACAGCTACGCGGAGAAGGGCGGCCTCTGGAAGGACCTGAAGGAGACGCCCACCGGCGAGGACGCGCGCGAGGGCCTGTCCGCGGTCATCTCCGTGAAGCTCTCCAACCCCCAGTTCGAGGGCCAGACGAAGACGAAGCTGGGCAACAGCGAGGTGAAGGGCCTGGTCGAGCAGATGGTGAATGATCAGCTCGCCACCTTCCTGGAGGAGAACCCGCCCCTCGCGAAGAAGGTCGTGGTGAAGATTGGCGACGCGTGCCGCGCCCGCATCGCCGCGCGCAAGGCCCGTGAGACGGTGCGCCGCAAGGGCGTGCTGGACGGCGGTGGCCTGCCCGGCAAGCTCGCGGACTGCCAGAGCCGCGACCCGAACGAGAGCGAGCTGTACATCGTCGAGGGTGACTCCGCAGGTGGCTCCGCGAAGCAGGGCCGGGACCGGCGCAACCAGGCCATCCTCCCGCTGCGCGGAAAGATCCTGAACGTGGAGAAGGCGCGCTTCGAAAAGATGCTGACCAGCGCCGAAATCGTCACGCTCATCACCGCGCTGGGCACGGGCATCGGGGCGGAGGACTACGACCCGGAGAAGGCGCGCTACCACCGCATCATCCTGATGACGGACGCCGACGTGGACGGCAGCCACATCCGCACGCTGCTGCTCACGTTCTTCTACCGGCAGATGCGCGAGCTGATTGACCGGGGCTTCGTCTACATCGCGCAGCCGCCGCTCTACAAAGTCACGCGCAACAAGAAGGACACCTACGTCAAGGACGAGCGCGCGCTCAACGAGTACCTGCTGCGCATCGCCGCGGAGCACTGCCGGGTGAAGACGCCCGCGGGGGAGCTGGGCGGCGCGGACCTCAAGGCGCTCCTGGAGAAGGTCATCACCTACGAGGAGCGGCTGGAGAAGCAGGCCAAGCGCCGCGACGCGCGCATCGTGGACGCGCTGGCCCAGGCCACCGACCTGCGCGCGGAGACGCTCGCGGACGGGGCGGCGGTGGAGGCGCAGCTCGTCACCATGCGCGAGTACTGCCAGCGGCGCATGCCGGAGGTGATGGGCCGGCTGTCCACGCGCCTGGAGAAGGACGCGGAGCAGCAGGAGTCCCAGCGGCTGGTGGTCACGACGGACGTGAACGGCTCCATGCGCGAGTCCGTCTTCGACCAGGCCTACCTGTCCTCGCCGGAGTACCTGGAGCTCGTCGCCCTGCGCGAGGTCTTCCACTCGCTGGGCAAGGCCCCCTACCGCGTCCAGGTGGACGGCGGCGAGGTCACGGCGTTCTCCGTGCAGGAGGTACTGGCCGCGGTCCGCAAGGACGCGCAGAAGGGCCTGGGCCTGCAGCGCTACAAGGGTCTGGGTGAGATGAACCCGGAGCAGCTCTGGGAGACGACCATGGACCCCAACCGCCGCACGCTGCTCCAGGTGCGCGTGGAGGACATGGTGGAGAGCGACGAGATCTTCTCGCTGCTCATGGGCGAGGCGGTGGAGCCCCGCCGCGAGTTCATCGAGCGCAACGCGCTGGACGTGCAGAACCTGGACATCTGA
- a CDS encoding helix-turn-helix domain-containing protein, translated as MHLGATLRLLRVDAGLSLRDLARRIGVSSAYLSRVENGVDAPPTQERLTAIARELDVPPGLLMDVANRVSPYVAGYLEDVPAAGTLMLDIARRKLTGAQLARVRAFLDAEFPLREVRGDEPVPPLAPLLSPERVVVQLSCGDYEDALDVAAGRLAAELSGVDAAALAQGLRKREGETPSQVGNGVAVPYAFVPGASPVAALVTLARPLKVDAPDGQALRLVVALVDGHVGRARLMRLAHVARLAGRGLADRLQGVEDARRVLETLEELEALR; from the coding sequence ATGCACCTGGGAGCCACACTGCGCCTGCTTCGAGTGGACGCGGGCCTGTCCCTGCGGGACCTGGCACGGCGCATCGGCGTGTCCAGCGCGTACCTCAGCCGCGTGGAGAACGGCGTGGACGCGCCGCCCACGCAGGAGCGGCTGACGGCCATCGCCCGGGAGCTGGACGTGCCCCCGGGGCTGCTCATGGACGTGGCCAACCGGGTGAGCCCGTACGTGGCGGGCTACCTGGAGGACGTGCCCGCCGCGGGGACGCTGATGCTGGACATCGCGCGGCGCAAGCTCACCGGCGCGCAGCTGGCGCGCGTGCGGGCCTTCCTGGACGCGGAGTTCCCCCTGCGCGAGGTGCGCGGCGACGAGCCCGTGCCCCCGCTGGCGCCGCTGCTCTCCCCGGAGCGGGTGGTGGTGCAGCTGTCCTGCGGGGACTACGAGGACGCGCTGGACGTGGCGGCCGGGCGGCTGGCGGCGGAGCTGTCCGGCGTGGACGCGGCGGCGCTCGCGCAGGGGCTTCGAAAGCGCGAGGGCGAGACGCCGTCCCAGGTGGGCAACGGCGTCGCGGTGCCGTACGCGTTCGTGCCCGGCGCGTCCCCGGTGGCGGCGCTGGTGACGCTGGCCCGGCCCCTGAAGGTGGACGCGCCGGACGGCCAGGCCCTGCGGCTGGTGGTGGCCCTGGTGGACGGCCACGTGGGCCGCGCGCGGCTGATGCGGCTGGCGCACGTGGCCCGGCTCGCGGGGCGCGGGCTGGCGGACCGGCTCCAGGGCGTGGAGGACGCCCGGCGGGTGCTGGAGACGCTGGAGGAGCTGGAAGCGCTGCGCTAG
- a CDS encoding cation:proton antiporter produces MNPHMLAQLLVQLIVIIAVSRLIGRGARWLGQPLVIAEVVAGIALGPSLLGWLAPGAMHWLFPPESMPFLKMLAEVGLVLFMFLIGLELDPKLLKGRGHASVAISHSSIVVPFALGAAAGALWLYRSLSSPDVPFSSFVLFMGVSMSITAFPVLARILSERGMMQSKLGAIAIACAAVDDVTAWCILAFVVSLVRASDLAHAGLTTLFALLYIGFMLLLVKPFLARLGARVANREGLTQNVVAITMVLLLGSAWTTEYIGIHSLFGAFMFGAVIPKEGGLAAALAEKLEDVAVVLLLPVFFAFSGLRTQMGLLATPEAWLTCGVIILLACLGKFGGSAVAARLTGLRWKEAGAVGILMNTRGLMELIVLNLGLDLGVISPTLFTMMVIMALVTTFMTTPLLKLLYSPEDQAREQMVQTPEGPLPSPAYTVLLCVSHGQAGPGMAVLSRALSGERNEANLYALHLLSPERSLKARGEEALDPSAASGGALAPLVGRAEKLGLSVRTLSFVSSEPARDICRTAQAKRADLVLLGWHKPLFSQTVLGGTVHEVMQEAGGTVAVLVDRGLTQVRRVLVPFVGSRHDRAALGLARRLVKQAGAEVTVLHVTSPDGAGAGRAQVEELFPADEGAAVKLKVVRHASPEEAALEEAKAGYDLVVVGLGAEWGLEDRLFGVQRERIVRDAPASLLLVHHPEAATVLARTPEEARTQGSPPETTTQPLGARS; encoded by the coding sequence ATGAACCCCCACATGCTCGCCCAGCTCCTGGTTCAACTCATCGTCATCATCGCGGTGTCGCGGCTCATTGGCCGCGGCGCGCGCTGGCTGGGGCAGCCCCTGGTCATCGCGGAGGTGGTGGCGGGCATCGCGCTGGGGCCGTCGCTCCTGGGCTGGCTGGCGCCGGGCGCGATGCACTGGCTGTTCCCGCCGGAGTCCATGCCGTTCCTGAAGATGCTGGCCGAGGTCGGGCTGGTGCTCTTCATGTTCCTCATTGGCCTGGAGCTGGACCCGAAGCTGCTCAAGGGGCGGGGCCACGCGTCGGTGGCCATCAGCCACTCCAGCATCGTCGTCCCGTTCGCGCTGGGCGCGGCGGCGGGCGCGCTGTGGCTGTACAGGTCGCTGTCCAGCCCGGACGTGCCGTTCTCCTCGTTCGTGCTGTTCATGGGCGTGTCCATGAGCATCACGGCCTTCCCGGTGCTGGCGCGCATCCTCAGCGAGCGCGGGATGATGCAGTCGAAGCTGGGCGCCATCGCCATCGCGTGCGCGGCGGTGGACGACGTGACGGCGTGGTGCATCCTGGCGTTCGTGGTGTCGCTGGTGCGCGCGTCGGACCTGGCGCACGCGGGGCTCACCACGCTGTTCGCGCTGCTCTACATCGGCTTCATGCTGCTCTTGGTGAAGCCGTTCCTCGCCCGGCTGGGCGCGCGCGTGGCCAACCGCGAGGGGCTCACCCAGAACGTGGTGGCCATCACGATGGTGCTGCTGCTCGGGTCCGCGTGGACCACCGAGTACATCGGCATCCACTCGCTCTTCGGCGCCTTCATGTTCGGCGCGGTGATTCCGAAGGAGGGCGGGCTGGCGGCGGCGCTGGCGGAGAAGCTGGAGGACGTGGCGGTGGTGCTGCTCTTGCCCGTGTTCTTCGCCTTCAGCGGCCTGCGCACGCAGATGGGCCTGTTGGCCACCCCGGAGGCGTGGCTCACGTGCGGCGTCATCATCCTCCTCGCGTGCCTGGGCAAGTTCGGCGGCAGCGCGGTGGCCGCGCGCCTCACGGGCCTGCGGTGGAAGGAGGCGGGCGCCGTCGGCATCCTGATGAACACGCGCGGCCTGATGGAGCTCATCGTGCTCAACCTGGGCCTGGACCTGGGCGTCATCTCGCCCACGCTCTTCACGATGATGGTCATCATGGCGCTGGTCACGACCTTCATGACCACGCCGCTGCTGAAGCTGCTGTATTCGCCGGAGGACCAGGCGCGCGAACAGATGGTGCAGACGCCGGAGGGGCCGCTGCCCTCGCCCGCGTACACGGTGCTGCTGTGCGTGTCGCACGGGCAGGCCGGCCCGGGCATGGCGGTGCTGTCGCGCGCGCTGTCGGGCGAGCGCAACGAGGCGAACCTCTACGCGCTGCACCTCTTGTCCCCGGAGCGCTCGCTCAAGGCCCGCGGGGAGGAGGCGCTGGACCCCTCCGCGGCGTCCGGTGGCGCGCTGGCGCCGCTGGTGGGGCGCGCGGAGAAGCTGGGGCTGTCGGTGCGCACGCTGTCGTTCGTGTCGTCGGAGCCCGCGCGGGACATCTGCCGCACGGCGCAGGCGAAGCGCGCGGACCTGGTGCTGCTGGGCTGGCACAAGCCGCTGTTCAGCCAGACGGTGCTGGGCGGCACGGTGCACGAGGTGATGCAGGAGGCGGGCGGCACGGTGGCGGTGCTGGTGGACCGCGGCCTCACGCAGGTGCGCCGGGTGCTGGTGCCCTTCGTGGGCAGCCGGCATGACCGGGCGGCGCTGGGGCTGGCGCGGCGGCTGGTGAAGCAGGCCGGCGCGGAGGTGACGGTGCTGCACGTGACGTCGCCGGACGGCGCGGGCGCGGGCCGGGCGCAGGTGGAGGAGCTGTTCCCCGCGGACGAGGGCGCCGCCGTGAAGCTCAAGGTGGTGCGCCACGCGTCGCCGGAAGAGGCAGCGCTGGAAGAAGCGAAGGCGGGTTACGACCTCGTGGTGGTGGGCCTGGGGGCCGAATGGGGCCTGGAAGACCGGTTGTTCGGCGTACAGCGCGAGCGCATCGTGCGCGACGCGCCCGCCTCGCTGCTGCTCGTGCATCATCCGGAGGCGGCGACGGTGCTGGCGCGCACGCCGGAGGAGGCCCGGACGCAGGGCTCGCCCCCGGAGACGACGACGCAGCCGCTCGGCGCGCGGAGCTGA
- a CDS encoding response regulator, whose protein sequence is MSRPLLVVDDDTDLREALEEVLRDAGYTVLGAGNGLQALEVLRREPVPPALVLLDMMMPVMDGATFGRQMRQVDAWRDIPVLVFSASANARQVAEEMGACGYLRKPVDVETLLRSVAAHKVPETA, encoded by the coding sequence GTGAGCCGGCCGCTGTTGGTGGTGGACGACGACACGGACCTGCGGGAGGCGCTGGAGGAGGTCCTGCGCGACGCGGGCTACACCGTGCTGGGCGCGGGCAACGGCCTGCAGGCCCTGGAGGTGCTCCGCCGGGAGCCGGTGCCTCCCGCCCTGGTGCTGCTGGACATGATGATGCCCGTGATGGACGGCGCGACCTTCGGCCGCCAGATGCGCCAGGTGGACGCGTGGCGCGACATCCCCGTGCTCGTCTTCTCCGCCTCCGCCAACGCCCGGCAGGTCGCGGAGGAGATGGGCGCCTGCGGCTACCTGCGCAAGCCGGTGGACGTGGAGACGCTGCTCAGGTCCGTGGCCGCCCACAAGGTCCCCGAAACCGCCTGA
- a CDS encoding GNAT family N-acetyltransferase has protein sequence MTDAELTSRLHTNLIAFKRLQSERGSLRHLQLPGVEAFALPSYPDAHFQQVLFTDVDALAAALPALTDFYRGLGLSRWRVTLTPGQRDATRVLGAKGYRPDFTVVAMGAWLHELPDAAPGVPVETVEDMGDLVEINIQTYGPEWRDILSVWRRPPLPVPVHTVVAKEHGKALSCGLAVDVADTAGVYLVATHPEARGLGLASAVMRGLISGARQRGCTATVLQSTPAGLRVYRHLGFRDLGPWEHWVPPQPR, from the coding sequence ATGACGGATGCCGAACTCACTTCTCGACTCCACACCAACCTCATCGCCTTCAAACGCCTCCAGTCCGAACGCGGCTCGCTGCGCCACCTCCAGCTCCCCGGGGTGGAGGCGTTCGCGCTGCCGTCGTACCCGGACGCGCACTTCCAGCAGGTGCTCTTCACGGACGTGGACGCGCTGGCCGCCGCGCTGCCGGCCCTCACGGACTTCTACCGGGGGCTGGGGCTCTCACGCTGGCGCGTCACCCTGACGCCCGGGCAGCGGGACGCCACGCGGGTGCTGGGCGCGAAGGGCTACCGGCCGGACTTCACCGTGGTGGCCATGGGGGCCTGGCTGCACGAGCTGCCGGACGCGGCGCCCGGCGTGCCCGTGGAGACGGTGGAGGACATGGGCGACCTGGTGGAGATCAACATCCAGACCTATGGCCCGGAGTGGCGGGACATCCTCTCCGTCTGGCGGCGGCCGCCGCTGCCCGTGCCGGTGCACACGGTGGTGGCGAAGGAGCACGGCAAGGCGCTGTCCTGCGGGCTGGCGGTGGACGTGGCGGACACCGCGGGCGTGTACCTGGTGGCCACGCACCCGGAGGCCCGGGGGCTGGGGCTGGCGTCGGCGGTGATGCGCGGGCTCATCTCCGGGGCGCGCCAGCGCGGGTGCACCGCGACGGTGCTCCAGTCCACCCCGGCGGGCCTGCGCGTGTACCGGCACCTGGGCTTCCGGGACCTCGGCCCCTGGGAGCACTGGGTGCCGCCGCAGCCGCGCTAG